The following are encoded together in the Ranitomeya imitator isolate aRanImi1 chromosome 4, aRanImi1.pri, whole genome shotgun sequence genome:
- the LOC138674420 gene encoding histone H2B-like codes for MPDPAKSAPAAKKGSKKAVTKTQKKDGKKRRKTRKESYAIYVYKVLKQVHSDTGISSKAMGIMNSFVNDIFERIAGEASRLAHYNKRSTITSREIQTAVRLLLPGELAKHAVSEGTKAVTKYTSAKCSAPTTQRLF; via the coding sequence ATGCCTGATCCTGCCAAGTCTGCACCAGCAGCcaagaagggctccaagaaagcTGTGACCAAGACTCAGAAGAAGGATGGTAAGAAGCGGAGGAAGACCAGGAAGGAGAGCTATGCCATCTATGTGTACAAGGTGCTGAAGCAGGTCCACTCTGACACAGGCATCTCCTCCAAGGCCATGGGCATCATGAACTCCTTTGTCAATGACATTTTTGAGCGCATTGCAGGGGAAGCCTCCCGCCTGGCTCACTACAACAAgcgctccaccatcacctcccggGAGATCCAGACCGCTGTGCGCCTGCTGCTGCCTGGAGAGCTGGCCAAGCACGCCGTGTCTGAGGGCACCAAGGCCGTCACCAAGTACACCAGCGCCAAGTGCTCTGCAcccacaacccaaaggctcttctaa